One genomic segment of Arachis duranensis cultivar V14167 chromosome 4, aradu.V14167.gnm2.J7QH, whole genome shotgun sequence includes these proteins:
- the LOC107484938 gene encoding uncharacterized protein LOC107484938, with amino-acid sequence MSAFRLVYGKDCHLPVEVEHKAYWAIKECNPSLGRAGIERKLQLVELECLRLEAYENSRLYKEKMKVVHDKNIRRGKFRARELVLLYNSRLRLLPGKLRSRLEGPYRVEKAEPYGVYHLRHPSSTDIFKVNGHRLKLYHGEKMKRNKEIEIFLLEDAPHGKEN; translated from the coding sequence ATGAGCGCCTTTCGGTTGGTATATGGCAAAGATTGCCACTTACCGGTGGAGGTAGAGCATAAAGCATATTGGGCCATCAAAGAGTGCAATCCAAGTTTGGGAAGGGCCGGAATTGAGAGAAAGCTACAATTAGTGGAATTGGAGTGTTTGAGATTAGAAGCCTATGAGAACTCTAGACTTtacaaagaaaagatgaaagTCGTACATGACAAGAACATAAGAAGAGGAAAATTTAGAGCCCGCGAACTAGTCCTTCTCTACAATTCAAGATTAAGATTGTTGCCGGGAAAACTAAGGTCAAGATTGGAAGGACCTTATCGGGTAGAGAAGGCGGAACCGTATGGGGTCTATCATTTGCGCCATCCTTCAAGCACTGACATCTTCAAGGTTAATGGGCATCGTCTAAAGTTGTATCATGGTGAAAAAATGAAACGCAACAAGGAAATTGAgatattccttttggaagatGCACCTCATGGCAAAGAGAATTGA